Proteins from a single region of Enoplosus armatus isolate fEnoArm2 chromosome 6, fEnoArm2.hap1, whole genome shotgun sequence:
- the cyb5r2 gene encoding NADH-cytochrome b5 reductase 2, translating into MDQSLVFPAVVVAVSTVVLSVLYFLLGGSAGGKKKKKLRITLQDSMVKYPLPLIDKQEISHDTKKFRFGLPSAAHILGLPIGQHVYLSAKVNGSLVVRAYTPVSSDEDQGYVDLVVKVYYKNCHPSFPEGGKMSQYLDNMAIGDAIDFRGPNGLLVYKGNGQFSVRPDKKSEPKVRTFKHVGMIAGGTGITPMLQLIRSITADPTDNTKCSLIFANQTEKDILLREELEEVKKSHPDKVKLWFTLDKPPQDWSYSSGFVTYDMIRDHLPAPSTDVLVVLCGPPPMIQYACLPNLDKLGHRTENIFAY; encoded by the exons ATGGATCAGAGCTTG GTGTTCCcggcggtggtggtggcggtTTCTACGGTGGTATTGTCGGTGCTGTACTTCCTCCTGGGAGGCTCTGcgggagggaagaagaagaagaagctgcgCATCACCCTGCAGGACTCTATGGTCAAATATCCCCTTCCTCTTATAGACAAACAG GAAATCAGCCACGACACAAAGAAATTTCGGTTCGGCCTTCCATCTGCAGCTCACATCCTTGGGCTGCCAATAG GTCAGCATGTGTACCTGTCAGCCAAGGTGAACGGCAGTCTGGTGGTCAGGGCCTACACCCCAGTCTCCAGTGACGAGGACCAGGGGTATGTCGACCTCGTCGTCAAG GTGTACTACAAGAACTGCCACCCCTCCTTCCCCGAGGGCGGGAAGATGTCCCAGTACCTGGACAACATGGCCATTGGAGACGCCATCGACTTCAGAGGACCCAATGGGCTGCTGGTGTACAAGGGAAATG GTCAGTTTTCCGTCCGACCAGACAAGAAGTCAGAGCCGAAAGTTCGGACGTTTAAGCACGTTGGAATGATCGCCGGTGGAACAg GTATCACTCCTATGCTGCAGCTAATCCGCAGCATCACAGCAGACCCCACCGACAACACCAAGTGCTCTCTCATATTTGCCAACCAG ACTGAGAAAGATATCCTGCTgagggaggagctggaggaggtgaagaagagccATCCCGACAAAGTGAAACTCTGGTTCACACTGGACAAACCTCCGCAGG ACTGGAGCTACAGTTCGGGGTTCGTGACCTATGACATGATCAGGGACCACCTCCCCGCTCCGTCCACTGATGTCCTTGTGGTCCTGTGCGGCCCTCCACCGATGATCCAGTACGCCTGTCTGCCAAATCTGGACAAGCTGGGACACAGAACGGAAAACATTTTTGCATACTAG
- the poglut3 gene encoding protein O-glucosyltransferase 3: MVCKRGVYLVKPFQNALLCKFIALVVFVSVNFTVSDCEWVAPERCLVWGPGLNPDTVLPVRYFFIQAVNSKGDNLTLSPGRDTFRVKMSPLDKREHIRIHVPPPLDRGDGSFLVRYRLYGSVLKGLKVEVFHRDDNVARSPYTIQGPVYHEYCDCPELDASAWQSAMRCPAEEPQILADFKSFPTVDLQRLRQEVPPRFANRGGLVHYAIIGNQLYRRTLGKYTDFKMFSDEMLLSLTRKVRVPDVEFYINVGDWPLETRRADAVPVFSWCGSTETRDIVLPTYEVTHSTLETMRGVTNDLLSVQGNTGPPWMNKTDRAFFRGRDSREERLHLVSLSKKNPELLDAGITGWFFFRDREKHVGKAPLVGFFDFFKYKYQVNVDGTVAAYRFPYLMLGNSLVLKQDSQYYEYFYSHLKAGTHYVPVKRNLSDLLEKIKWAQENDAEAREIARAGQAVTRELLQPSRLYCYYYRVLHTYSERQTGRPTQHADMELVPQPDDHTAACTCERKSRKEETDMKDEL, from the exons ATGGTGTGTAAACGTGGCGTATACTTGGTTAAGCCTTTTCAGAATGCTTTATTGTGTAAGTTCATAGCCTTAGTGGTTTTTGTCAGCGTAAACTTCACGGTTTCTGACTGTGAATGGGTCGCTCCAGAGAGATGCCTCGTCTGGGGTCCAGGGCTGAACCCCGACACCGTTCTACCGGTCCGCTACTTCTTTATTCAGGCGGTCAATTCAAAGGGGGACAACCTGACTTTATCTCCAG GCAGAGACACGTTCAGGGTGAAGATGAGCCCGCTGGACAAGAGGGAGCACATCCGCATCCACGTCCCTCCGCCTCTGGACCGAGGAGACGGGTCCTTCCTGGTGAGGTACCGGCTCTACGGCTCGGTGCTGAAGGGCCTGAAAGTTGAAGTCTTCCACCGGGATGACAATGTCGCCAGGTCGCCGTACACCATCCAAG GTCCAGTCTATCATGAGTACTGTGACTGTCCGGAGCTCGATGCTTCCGCCTGGCAGAGCGCCATGCGGTGTCCCGCCGAGGAGCCCCAGATCCTGGCGGACTTCAAATCCTTTCCCACGGTCGACCTGCAGCGTCTCCGGCAGGAAGTGCCTCCCAGGTTTGCCAACAGGGGAGGTCTCGTTCACTACGCCATCATCGGCAACCAGCTGTACCGCCGCACTCTGGGGAAATACACAGACTTCAAGATGTTCTCTGATGAGATGCTGCTCTCTCTAACCAGAAAg GTGAGGGTGCCCGATGTGGAGTTTTACATCAATGTTGGCGACTGGCCGTTAGAGACGAGGAGGGCGGATGCCGTTCCGGTCTTTTCGTGGTGCGGCTCTACAGAGACGCGGGACATTGTCCTCCCCACTTATGAGGTCACACACTCCACCCTGGAGACCATGAGAGGTGTCACCAATGACCTGCTGTCTGTCCAGGgaaacacag GGCCTCCGTGGATGAACAAAACGGATCGAGCGTTTTTCCGCGGCCGGGACAGTCGAGAGGAGCGCCTTCACCTGGTCTCTCTGTCCAAGAAAAACCCCGAGCTGCTGGACGCAGGCATCACAGGGTGGTTCTTCttcagagacagggagaaacaTGTCGGCAAAGCACCGCTCGTCGGATTCTTTGACTTCTTCAAG TACAAGTATCAGGTGAACGTGGATGGAACCGTGGCAGCGTACCGGTTTCCTTACCTGATGCTCGGGAACAGTCTGGTTCTGAAACAGGACTCGCAGTATTATGAGTATTTCTACAGCCATCTGAAAGCAGGCACGCACTACGTCCCCGTGAAGAGAAACCTGTCGGACCTGTTGGAGAAAATCAAATGGGCCCAAGAGAACGACGCCGAAGCACGAGAGATAGCCAGAGCGGGCCAGGCAGTGACCCGCGAGCTGCTGCAGCCCAGCAGACTGTACTGTTACTACTACAGAGTGCTGCACACGTACTCAGAGCGGCAGACGGGACGGCCGACGCAGCACGCAGACATGGAGCTGGTGCCTCAGCCGGACGACCACACCGCCGCGTGCACGTGTGAGCGTAAAAGCCGCAAGGAAGAAACCGACATGAAGGATGAACTATGA
- the rep15 gene encoding rab15 effector protein has product MGHSISKPTSHPFQNSSFLSSFKRGPSSRPSGEQNTSPRPSIFSTLRRAPVAKPNDFIPLFNDCISAASSRTQEYLLFKDPEDKFHPSPEVLTQVYLMTYITQSVSLNMTDTFNCTAMTPGQRILLGADWVWAVLEKPSKNPRIQIAVQVLHLPDGEDAEENGAPPEACSESVQIAQKECSNKTMYEKLVDFCTSVGKDCYALFLFLGKKSDKGNIYGVLSNNFEAAIGKCNKIDRAFIENFFKGSRYLHTPSGMMQAIVTKKEGDPLTLMIKFS; this is encoded by the exons ATGGGCCACTCCATCAGCAAACCCACCTCTCACCCCTTCCAGAACTCCAGCTTCCTGTCCTCTTTTAAGCGTGGCCCCTCCAGCCGTCCCTCTGGCGAACAGAACACGTCCCCTCGGCCGAGCATCTTCTCCACGCTGAGGAGGGCCCCAGTCGCCAAACCCAACGATTTCATACCTCTATTCAACGACTGCATCTCTGCTGCCTCGTCCAGAACTCAAGAGTACCTCCTCTTCAAAGACCCGGAGGACAAGTTCCACCCGAGCCCTGAAGTGCTCACTCAG GTCTACCTGATGACCTACATCACTCAGAGTGTCAGCCTCAACATGACAGACACCTTCAACTGCACGGCCATGACTCCCGGGCAGCGCATCCTCTTGGGTGCCGACTGGGTCTGGGCCGTCTTGGAGAAGCCCTCCAAGAACCCTCGGATCCAGATCGCCGTGCAGGTCCTACACCTGCCCGACGGGGAGGACGCCGAGGAGAATGGCGCCCCCCCGGAGGCCTGCAGCGAGTCCGTCCAGATAGCCCAGAAGGAGTGCAGCAACAAGACCATGTACGAGAAGCTGGTCGACTTCTGCACCTCCGTCGGCAAGGACTGCTATGCCCTCTTCTTGTTCTTGGGGAAGAAAAGCGACAAGGGGAATATCTACGGTGTCCTCAGCAACAACTTTGAGGCGGCCATCGGGAAGTGCAACAAGATTGACAGAGCTTTTATCGAGAACTTCTTCAAAGGCTCGAGGTATCTCCACACACCGTCAGGAATGATGCAGGCCATTGTCACCAAGAAAGAGGGAGACCCTCTCACTCTCATGATTAAATTCAGCTGA